In bacterium, one genomic interval encodes:
- a CDS encoding IS4 family transposase: MKKQSNHIPAGHKYTVLKQLCNLIPVGLVSELATEYGVDEQSRTFSPWSHTVSLMHAQLTHAIGLNDVCDSLRMNSGVLSTIRGATPPSRNNLSHANRKRDCSMAEALYWRMMDHLMAQTPSFSQRKVRRGYLRRFRKVIHAVDSTTIPLVANALDWAKHRRRKAAAKCHLRLNLQTFLPACAIIDTAREGDNRRAREICAPLESGEIVVFDKAYGDFFHLHDMTKRGVWWVTRARANMKGRAVERLETTDHPRILHDEIVELTIAHSLRAYPQRLRRVVALVEVDGKDMELTFLTNNLEWSAWTVAELYRCRWDIEVFFKEIKQTLQLADFLGHNANAVRWQIWIGLLVHLLMRYLAHLHSWVHSFIRLFTVLRASLWRRWDLYALLASYGIASPPGRLRATPEQAYFAGFA, from the coding sequence ATGAAAAAACAAAGCAACCACATTCCAGCAGGGCATAAGTACACCGTATTGAAGCAACTATGCAATCTGATTCCGGTGGGGCTGGTGAGTGAACTGGCGACGGAGTACGGGGTGGATGAACAGAGCCGGACGTTTTCGCCATGGAGCCACACGGTCTCACTGATGCATGCGCAACTGACACATGCCATTGGACTGAACGACGTGTGCGATTCACTGCGCATGAATTCCGGCGTGTTGTCGACTATTCGGGGGGCAACACCTCCAAGCCGGAATAACCTCAGCCATGCGAATCGGAAACGTGATTGCTCAATGGCCGAGGCATTGTACTGGCGGATGATGGATCATCTGATGGCCCAAACGCCGAGCTTTTCCCAGCGCAAAGTAAGACGTGGATACCTTCGCCGGTTCCGCAAGGTGATTCATGCGGTGGACTCGACGACCATCCCATTGGTTGCCAATGCATTGGATTGGGCGAAGCACCGGCGCCGGAAGGCGGCTGCCAAATGCCACCTTCGGCTGAATCTGCAGACGTTCTTGCCGGCCTGCGCCATCATCGATACGGCCAGGGAAGGTGATAATCGCCGGGCCCGCGAAATCTGCGCGCCCCTGGAAAGCGGGGAAATCGTGGTGTTTGACAAGGCCTACGGCGATTTCTTCCACTTGCATGACATGACGAAGCGTGGCGTCTGGTGGGTTACCCGGGCGAGAGCCAACATGAAGGGTCGAGCGGTCGAGCGACTGGAAACGACGGACCACCCTCGCATCTTGCATGATGAGATTGTCGAACTGACGATTGCCCACTCCCTGCGGGCGTACCCTCAACGACTGCGGCGGGTCGTGGCGCTCGTCGAAGTGGATGGTAAGGATATGGAGCTGACCTTCCTGACGAACAACCTGGAGTGGAGCGCCTGGACGGTGGCCGAACTGTATCGTTGTCGCTGGGATATCGAGGTGTTCTTCAAGGAGATCAAGCAAACGCTGCAGCTGGCTGACTTCCTGGGCCACAATGCCAATGCTGTCCGCTGGCAGATTTGGATCGGCTTGCTCGTTCATCTGCTTATGCGCTATCTGGCACATCTGCATTCCTGGGTGCATAGCTTCATACGCTTGTTCACGGTGCTACGCGCGAGTCTTTGGCGGCGCTGGGATTTGTACGCCTTGCTCGCCAGCTATGGGATAGCCAGCCCCCCTGGCCGTCTGCGCGCCACTCCAGAACAGGCCTATTTCGCAGGATTCGCATGA
- a CDS encoding uroporphyrinogen decarboxylase family protein, producing the protein MTSRERIRRIIAGELADRCGFWLGNPDPATWPIYHNYFGTRTEEELRQVLKDDFRWICPQFMPSTFQAFGGRGLFDGGRGPKTSHGQKGPFAECEDVREVADFPWPDPARLNFEECLVALDASGEVYRASGFWTCFYHNIMDLFGMEDYMVKMFTNPEVVHAVTDRVCGFYYEANERFFKAAGNRVDGFFFGNDFGTQQDLICGPAQFDEFILPWFMKFTEQGHRWGYQVILHSCGAIHRVIDRLVEANVDCLHPLQALAKDMDADTLARDFKGQIAFMGGIDTQHLLVHGTPADIKAEVRRVRKALGPRLIVSPSHEALLPNVPPANVMAMAEAAVE; encoded by the coding sequence ATGACATCACGGGAGCGGATTAGACGGATTATTGCGGGTGAACTGGCGGATCGTTGCGGGTTTTGGCTGGGGAACCCGGATCCCGCCACGTGGCCGATCTATCACAACTATTTTGGCACCCGCACCGAAGAAGAATTGAGGCAGGTGTTAAAGGACGATTTCCGCTGGATTTGCCCACAGTTCATGCCCTCAACCTTTCAGGCCTTCGGGGGACGGGGTCTGTTTGACGGAGGGCGTGGTCCCAAAACCTCTCATGGCCAGAAGGGACCGTTTGCGGAGTGTGAGGATGTTCGTGAAGTAGCTGATTTCCCCTGGCCTGATCCTGCGCGACTGAATTTCGAGGAGTGTCTGGTCGCATTGGATGCGTCAGGGGAGGTATATCGGGCGAGTGGATTCTGGACCTGCTTCTATCACAACATCATGGATCTCTTCGGCATGGAGGATTACATGGTGAAGATGTTTACGAATCCGGAGGTGGTCCATGCCGTCACGGACCGGGTCTGCGGGTTCTATTACGAGGCCAACGAACGTTTTTTCAAGGCGGCGGGGAATCGGGTGGATGGGTTCTTTTTTGGAAATGATTTTGGCACCCAGCAGGATTTGATCTGCGGGCCAGCTCAGTTTGACGAGTTTATCCTCCCCTGGTTCATGAAGTTTACGGAGCAAGGGCATCGCTGGGGGTATCAGGTAATTCTGCACTCCTGCGGCGCCATTCACCGGGTCATTGATCGACTGGTTGAGGCCAATGTCGATTGTTTGCACCCGTTGCAGGCCCTCGCCAAAGACATGGATGCCGATACCCTGGCGCGCGACTTCAAGGGCCAGATTGCCTTCATGGGAGGAATCGATACCCAGCACCTGCTGGTGCATGGAACACCGGCCGATATCAAGGCAGAAGTTCGGCGCGTGCGCAAGGCGTTGGGGCCCCGCTTGATCGTGAGTCCAAGTCATGAGGCGTTATTGCCGAATGTTCCGCCTGCGAATGTGATGGCGATGGCTGAAGCTGCGGTCGAGTGA